CTGGGAGAAGCTAGGTTTTGGCGAGGAGGTTGCGGCCGGCGCGACGTCCATCGcgaggccgtggtcgtggtcgcggGTGGGAAGAAGAGACACGGGGGAGAATATGGATGGCGCTGGCCGGTTACATGTCACCGGTGCTGGAGGAGACAGGgcgcggcggcgctagggtttcgAGAAGGGGAGGAGCTCCTCCATGGCTCGAGCGAGGATGTGGGGTGAGGTCGCGGTGGGAAAACGGGCAAATTCTAGGCACCGAAAAGTCAACTCGACCGCGAATTCTAGGCAGGTCATGGACATGTTGCATTTTCACCCCTTGAAAATGATAAATTAACCCGCAATCCGCTCGGGAAGACGAGAGCTGGCTGCCCTCGCTCGGGAGACGGGAGGAGGCGACACGCCCGCACGATCTCAACCCGTCTCGTGTTTTATTTTTTGCCCTGTTTTATTTTGTTAAGTGTAATAATTATAATTAGTAGATCTACGTGTAACTATAGGATTCTTTCCATCTAAAATGGGTTCTTTTTTAAAGAGAAGGCTCGAAAGCccagctttgaattaacaaagccatcaaccggccaggGATTACACAAGGCCCTCCGAATCACACAGCACTACACCACACCGCACACACTACGGCCGAAAGATACAAGGGAGCACTCTGAGAAGCTTACAACACTACGCTACAGCACAAGCACACGACTTGCAGAAGCGAAGACCACCGCTCCACGCCACCGAGGACGCCAAACCAGCGGGGCGCGACGAGTCACTGCCATGTGCAGAGAGGAAGCCTTGAGCGAGGAGAAGAACCCGGGACAAAGAGCACCAAACCTTCCTGTTCTCATGCCGAAGAGGGCCCCTACCCTCTCGCCATGGCTCGGAGGCGTCGAACCATCGGACATgagagaagctcacccgagagctgGAGAAGAGTTGGGCTCGAGAGCCAAGGACCTCCTGGAGCACGACCGCCATGACAAGAAGAGCACACCTCATCGGCCACACTGCCGCCGCCCTTGAGCAACCTAGAGCAGCAGGAAAGCCACCGGACACAACAGCAGATCACAGGCAGTGGCCATCGAGGCCCAAAGCACCCACCTTCGACTCCCCACCCGAACCACACATCTCCCcaggcgacgcctccaaggaggtcaCGGCGCAGCACGTCGACATCGCCCAATCGAGGGATTTTGGACTTTCGTCCGGGAGATGGGTCGGGGGTGGAAAGAGGGGTCGCAACGTCGCCTCCAAGGAGGAACCCGGCACCCGAGGGCGTCGACAACGCCGGGCCGGACCAGccagcctagggtttcccctgacCCAAACAGTCCACCAGCACCCCAAGCCCATAgccggcggcggcgccaccaACAGCCGGAGCGGGCGGGGGAGAGGGGCAGGAGCACATACCACAGATCTTGACGCAGAGGACCGCGCCGCCGTCGacgcccgccgccgcctcacCTCCCGCGAGGTCGAGGACCAACACCAGAGCCGCCCGCCATGGCGCCCGCCGCAGGGCCCCATAGCCACACCTTCAGAGGCCGCTGCCTCAGATCCCGAGCCCCCCCCGGGGAAGCCGCCGGAGAGACCGCCCGCGAAGGAGAGGTCCGTCGAGCCGCCGCCCCGATCTTGGCGAGCCCCGCGCGGATTTCCTCCATCTAGCAGCCGCGGGAGGAGCGAGGGCtcagatccccgccgcccccttcatCGGCGACGCGGCCTTCGGCCGGCGTCACCTCTGGGGGCGACGAGGAGGGGAGGGGGGAGGAGGGGAGGTCGGGTGGCGGCGCCGGTAGGGTTTCGCCCCCTCGGTCGCCtggagggggcgacgcgaggggaacGATTCGAGGAGCTCTCTAAAATGGGTTCTTGAAATAGTTTGACTATTTTTTTAGTGTTTAATAACTAATAATAAAATGAGGCACTTAGAAGTGCCATAAAACGTATATATCTATTGAGGCACTTAGAGAAGTGCCACAAAAGATATACAATTAGGGGCACTTGGTTAAAGTGCCTTTAATTGACACCTATTAGCCGCACTTTAACAAGTGCCTCGAGGAAAAGTACCTCTAAATCTATACCGTGTTGTTGTAGTGTTTGTTGCGAATCCCACTTATGGTCGTTTTTTTTCTGCGAATCCCACTCATGGTCATCGTCGTCTACTCGTTCGCTTTTCTTGCTTATATATACTCGGAGCCCGGTTGCCTCGGTCACTCGCTGCCAGCAACTGCTGAACTGCTCCTCTCCCTCACTTACCTACTGCTCCAGGTCCGATCTCAGGTCGACCCCTGCAAGATCAACCGCCACCACTAATGGCCTCCTCCGCTGACAACCGCCGCTTCAAGATTTTCGCGGCCGCTGACGGCTTCGTCGAGCAGCACAAGGACGCCATCGTTGCGCACCTCCGCGCCCACTCCTCCGTCGCCGAAGTCGTCGACCTCGGCGTCGATAAGTACTACTCCGCCGCTGCAGCCGTCGCCCGCAACGTCATCTCCTCATCGTCCGACCCCGCCCTCGAGGTCCGCGGCGTCGTCCTCTGCGGCACCGGCGCTGGTGTCACCATATTCGCCAACAAGTACCCCGGCGTGTACGCCACTCACTGCAGCTCGGTCGCCGACGCCGTCAACACCCGCTCCATCAACGCGTGCAACGTCCTGGCCCTCTCCGGGATGGCCACCCCGCCCGAGACGGCCGCGCTCATCGCCGACGCCTGGCTCGCCACCCCGTTTCGTGCTCCCTGCCCCGCGTCCGGGGACGCTCCCTGGCCGGAGGAGGTGCAGCAATTCTTCGACGTTGCACCTCAAGAGATGGCCTCCATCCCCCAGGGATCAGCCCCTGCCCCTGATGACTCCACCTGTGCCATCTGCTGCCTCAGGAAGGGGATGGAGTTTGAACCGTTGGATGCCATGCCCGGCGGCGAGATGCGAATTGTGCGCGAGAGCCCCACTTCGGCCTACGTCCGCTTCAAAGCTGGAAGTGTGGAGCCGGCTCACCACCACACTTTCGGCCACGACTTGGTTGTGATCAAGGGCAAGAAGAAGGTGTGGAACTTAACCAAGAACGAGAAGTATGACCTGGTTGACGGGGACTTCCTGTTCACGCCTGCCGGGGACGTGCACCGTGTGAAGTACTTGGAAGACACAGAGTTCTTCATCCGGTGGGACGGGCACTGGGACATATTCCTCGATGAAGACCTGGAAACTGCGCGCAATGCCATTGATGCCGAGCTCGGTGTGGCTGACATTGACAAGTGAGGAGGGCTTGCTGATGCGTGTGGATGTGTTATCTTGATGAGGGTTGCGATTTGTGAATGTGTTATCTTGTCCTTGCTCCTTTTTGCCATGTTTACTTCTGCAATGTCTGTTGCTGGTATGGTGTTGGATTATTGGCTAGGCTTGTGGGAGCAAAATGGTGATAATAGTGGTAGTGCCACACCTTGGTTATTCTCGTGCAATCTGAGTTTTACTGAATAAAATGCAGGTGCAAGATTTTCTTCAGACTTACGTTTCATGATCCCGACAATTATAACATTTTTTTGCGAGGAGACTATTATAACAGGTTATCAACTATGTTTCACGTCAATATTTTCAAATGTCAGTGTTAAGTGACATAAGATGATATTTTAGGCCATCGGGAGACATCGTTGGCTTAGTTTGCTTTCTGACTCAACAACCATGGACATATTAGTGGTTCTGGTCTCCATCTAAAGATTGGTGGAAAGCAACCTCTAAAATTGCAGCGACTTCCTTTGGATATTTGCCATATTGAATACGGGTGACTTAGTTTTCAGATATCGTCATCGAATCTCAGTTGCAACTATGTTGCAATTCATCATTGGCGTGAATCACGAGGCAAATTTACCGGTCATAGATATCGTCATAGATATTAGATTTTCATCCCAGAGATAGTGCCAATTCACAAAACAATGTCTTTAATAAGACCATTGCTAGACACAACGAATTAAGGTCTGGTCTTAGATTTTAAAACTCAAAGGTCACACTATGAAGTTCTCCTTTGATACTGCCACCACTTGCATACCGCTGAATCACCAAGCAAATTTCCCATTTTCGCAAAGACCTGAACCATCATTACTAGTTCTGAGCTCTCGGCTTTCATGAGATTCTCCGCCGCTAACTTCATCATGGAACAAAACATCTCCCAAGATGGCAATATATAGCAGATTTTGGCGCTGCTCCCTCCTGAAACAAAATGGTTAGAAAAAACATGGGTGCACACGACCAAATCCCATCCAATCAAGCAATTTCCAGGCATGATGCGCCAATGGAGTTTGTCGGCGGAGCCTTCTAGAACCCACCACTCCGGCAAGATCAAAGGAGACAAGCATCAATCAGATCTTCGTCTTGGCGCAAGAAGAACACTAGGAACACCACCATTATTCAGGGGAGCCAGCAGCCCCCACGCCACCACTCGTCGACCGACCCCCTCCGGGAGAAGAGGAGGTAAGCGAATGCATGAACCACGCACTCGCGCCGCCAACTGGACTTCGCCCCGAGCAAGATGCCAGCACGGCGTTGCAGTGAGGCCGACAGCTTgcaacgcgccacctccccacACATCTTCGAACGACTGGCGGCCACAACGAAGATAGATCTAGGTGGGAGCCTAGACCTACAGCTGCCGCGGCGCCCCATGCCTAGACGTCGAAGGGAAACCCCCGCCGCCACGAAAGAGCGTTGCCCTATCACCATGAGCGCGAACTCCACCTCGCGCAGGCGGCGACGTCTCGGCGCCGTCCCCAGCCTCCACCGACGATCCACCACTGCGATCCTTCGGCCCCGAGGCTCTGCCCGCGGTGTTTTATTCTTTCCTCGATCATATTTTTATAAGTTATCATTTATTTGTTGTTCACCAGTGGTCAAATTTTCAGCTCTTTGTTATTCAGAGTGCACTTTATTCGTCACCAGTTGTCAAAATTCTGTTACTGCCTTAATAATGGATTCTCGTATAGGTCCTTGATTTGGCTCCACTGCTAAGCAGCAACATCCAGTTGTAACATGGCAGCTTGTACTGCATTATGCATTCGACACATAAACTGCCATGTCAGGTTAATAGTCTGCTTATATTTTGTACTATAAATTATACACACATAAGAAACTTTCTCTGATGCTAacaattgtaggataacgttgcatagaaaacaaaaaattttcctatcgcgaacacgtaatccaagccaagatgcaatctagaagacggtagcaacgaggggatgatcaagactaacccttgaagagattccaaagcctataagagtaggctcttattgctgcggtagactatcacttgccgcttgcaaaagcgcgtagaagatcttgatcacgatcggttccggcgccacgaacgggcatcacctccgtactcggtcacacgttcggttgttgatgaagacgacgtccacctccccgttccagcgggcagcggaagtagtagctcctcttgaatccgacagcacgacggcgtggtatcggtggtggtggagaaatccggcggagcttcgcttaagcgtgcgggatgtggtggaggagagagaccgctagggtttggggagagaggggggttgggcgccggccctctaaggggtgcggccaaggctgagccaaagagtggctgcccccctccctctcctcctcattatataggtggaagccccaagagttctagtccaagtcttcgaataagaccccaacactaaaacctcccatatgtgggaaacctactcaaggagggagtcccactcaaggtgggactcccacctttccttgaggtggggtggccggccacctctaggtggagcccacctgggactcctcctttagggtttggctggtcaagcttgtggagtccttccgggactccaccttccatagtgcgtttcttccggacttttctagaaccttctagaacctgccataaatgcaccggatcatttccaaacttggaatatgacttcctatatatgaatcttattctccggaccattccggaactcctcgtgatgtccgggatctcatccgggactccgaacaaatattcgaactccattccatattcaagttctaccatttcaacatccaactttaagtgtgtcaccctacggttcgtgaactatgcggacatggttgagtactcactccgaccaataaccaatagcgggatctggagatccataatggctcccacatattcaacgatgactttagtgatcgaatgaaccatccacatacaataccaattccctttgtcacgcgatattttacttgtccgaggtttgatcttcggtatcactctataccttgttcaacctcgtctcctgacaagtactctttactcgtaccgtggtatgtggtctcttatgaactcattcatatgcttgcaagacattagacgacattccaccgagagggcccagagtatatctatccgtcatcgggatggacaaatcccaccgttgatccatgtgcctcaactcatactttacggatacttaatcccacctttatagccacccatttacgcagtggtgtttggtgtaatcaaagtacctttaggtacaagtgatttacatgatctcatggtcataaggactaggtaactatgtatcgaaagcttatagcaaataacttaatgacgagatcttatgctacgcttaattgggtgtgtccattatatcattcatacaatgacataaccttgttattaataacatccaatgttcatgattatgaaactaatcatccattaatcaacaagctagttaagaggcatactagggacttctttgtttgtctacatatcacacatgtactaatgtttcggttaa
This region of Lolium perenne isolate Kyuss_39 chromosome 2, Kyuss_2.0, whole genome shotgun sequence genomic DNA includes:
- the LOC127330845 gene encoding DNA damage-repair/toleration protein DRT102-like codes for the protein MASSADNRRFKIFAAADGFVEQHKDAIVAHLRAHSSVAEVVDLGVDKYYSAAAAVARNVISSSSDPALEVRGVVLCGTGAGVTIFANKYPGVYATHCSSVADAVNTRSINACNVLALSGMATPPETAALIADAWLATPFRAPCPASGDAPWPEEVQQFFDVAPQEMASIPQGSAPAPDDSTCAICCLRKGMEFEPLDAMPGGEMRIVRESPTSAYVRFKAGSVEPAHHHTFGHDLVVIKGKKKVWNLTKNEKYDLVDGDFLFTPAGDVHRVKYLEDTEFFIRWDGHWDIFLDEDLETARNAIDAELGVADIDK